One Cellulomonas sp. NS3 genomic region harbors:
- a CDS encoding lytic polysaccharide monooxygenase, with the protein MSRLSPFRRVAAAVSTLAIGTAMVVGSAVLAGPAAAHGAVSDPPTRIYGCWDRWKSNHADPAMQTQDPACWDAWQANPNAMWNWNGIFREGVAGRHEQVIPDGKLCSAGNPIYAAADTPGAWRTTPKPYDFRLTVTDPSNHGADYLKIYVTKQGYDAKTEPLTWADLELVTTTGRYGTTSPYVADVSIPRDRRGHHVVYTIWQASHLDQPYYQCSDVTFGGDGSTPTPTPTVTPTPTPTVTPTPTPTATPTPTVTPTSTPTPTAGTGGCTAAYTKRGEWTGGFSSEVRVTAGAAAIRGWQVALTWPDGQRVTNVWSASGSTTGSTTTVRNESYNGSLAAGAGTSFGFNGSWTGSNGNPSVTCTAL; encoded by the coding sequence ATGTCACGCCTCTCACCTTTCCGCCGCGTCGCCGCGGCCGTCAGCACCCTCGCGATCGGCACCGCGATGGTGGTCGGGTCTGCCGTCCTGGCCGGGCCCGCCGCGGCCCACGGAGCCGTCTCCGACCCGCCCACGCGCATCTACGGCTGCTGGGACCGCTGGAAGTCGAACCACGCGGACCCGGCCATGCAGACGCAGGACCCCGCCTGCTGGGACGCCTGGCAGGCGAACCCGAACGCCATGTGGAACTGGAACGGCATCTTCCGTGAGGGCGTCGCCGGCCGGCACGAGCAGGTGATCCCCGACGGCAAGCTCTGCTCCGCGGGCAACCCGATCTACGCGGCGGCCGACACCCCGGGCGCCTGGCGCACGACCCCCAAGCCGTACGACTTCCGGCTCACCGTGACCGACCCGTCCAACCACGGCGCGGACTACCTGAAGATCTACGTCACCAAGCAGGGCTACGACGCCAAGACCGAGCCGCTGACGTGGGCCGACCTCGAGCTCGTCACGACCACGGGCCGGTACGGCACCACGAGCCCGTACGTCGCCGACGTGAGCATCCCGCGCGACCGCCGCGGACACCACGTCGTCTACACGATCTGGCAGGCCAGCCACCTCGACCAGCCGTACTACCAGTGCAGCGACGTGACCTTCGGGGGCGACGGCAGCACCCCGACGCCCACGCCGACCGTGACGCCGACGCCCACGCCCACCGTGACGCCGACGCCCACCCCGACCGCGACGCCGACGCCGACCGTCACCCCGACGTCGACGCCGACGCCCACCGCGGGCACGGGCGGCTGCACCGCCGCGTACACCAAGCGCGGCGAGTGGACCGGCGGGTTCAGCAGCGAGGTCCGCGTCACGGCCGGTGCCGCGGCGATCCGCGGCTGGCAGGTGGCTCTGACGTGGCCCGACGGCCAGCGCGTCACCAACGTGTGGAGCGCGAGCGGCTCGACCACCGGGTCCACCACGACGGTGCGGAACGAGAGCTACAACGGCAGCCTTGCTGCGGGCGCCGGCACGAGCTTCGGCTTCAACGGCTCGTGGACGGGCAGCAACGGCAACCCGTCCGTCACCTGCACCGCGCTCTGA
- a CDS encoding winged helix-turn-helix domain-containing protein, whose amino-acid sequence MQDIEVIESPEAAAAALDPVRARLLGELAVPASAAGLAARVGITRQKVHYHLTALEAHGLVELAEERRHGGITERVLRASAASYVVSPAAVSASAADPDANADHLSAGYLVALAGRLVREVGALARRAGATGRRLPTMTIDTRIGFRSAADRAAFADELTAAVLDLAARYHHDDGRPHRLVVAAHPVPEERP is encoded by the coding sequence GTGCAGGACATCGAGGTCATCGAGAGCCCGGAGGCGGCCGCCGCCGCGCTGGACCCCGTCCGCGCCCGGCTGCTCGGCGAGCTGGCGGTCCCGGCGTCCGCCGCCGGGCTCGCCGCACGGGTCGGCATCACGCGCCAGAAGGTCCACTACCACCTCACGGCGCTCGAGGCGCACGGCCTCGTCGAGCTCGCCGAGGAGCGCCGGCACGGCGGGATCACCGAGCGCGTGCTGCGGGCGTCGGCCGCGTCGTACGTCGTCTCGCCCGCGGCCGTCAGCGCGTCCGCGGCCGACCCGGACGCCAACGCCGACCACCTCTCGGCGGGCTACCTCGTCGCGCTCGCGGGCCGGCTCGTCCGCGAGGTCGGCGCCCTGGCGCGGCGCGCGGGTGCGACGGGCCGGCGCCTGCCGACGATGACGATCGACACCCGGATCGGCTTCCGGTCCGCCGCGGACCGTGCCGCCTTCGCGGACGAGCTCACCGCCGCGGTGCTCGACCTGGCCGCGCGGTACCACCACGACGACGGCCGCCCGCACCGGCTCGTCGTCGCCGCCCACCCCGTCCCCGAGGAGCGCCCATGA
- a CDS encoding SRPBCC family protein, whose translation MSTTPDVPYRLELSVEVPGTPEQVWQAIATARGLSAWYLPTELEERVGGAVRFTIGAAMGADAEVTGWEPPRRLAFDEDWAGLMGTDPETLSPLTCELVVETRSGGTCVVRITSSGFGTGADWEQEWWDELAPAWLPYLDNLRLYLTHFPGQQATRLEATAELPGDPDTVWSAVRDALGPVAEGATVELRGTSGTVARVGERQALVRLTAPVPGMLTVFADGHGDHPTTAGVRAYLFSADAAEYVRREEPAWRAWLQSLAVRA comes from the coding sequence ATGAGCACGACCCCGGACGTCCCGTACCGCCTCGAGCTCAGCGTCGAGGTCCCCGGCACCCCCGAGCAGGTCTGGCAGGCGATCGCCACCGCGCGGGGGCTGAGCGCCTGGTACCTGCCGACCGAGCTCGAGGAGCGCGTCGGCGGCGCCGTGCGCTTCACGATCGGCGCCGCGATGGGCGCCGACGCGGAGGTCACCGGCTGGGAGCCGCCGCGCCGCCTCGCGTTCGACGAGGACTGGGCCGGCCTCATGGGCACGGACCCGGAGACGCTCAGCCCGCTGACGTGCGAGCTCGTCGTCGAGACGCGGTCGGGCGGCACGTGCGTCGTGCGCATCACGAGCAGCGGCTTCGGGACCGGGGCCGACTGGGAGCAGGAGTGGTGGGACGAGCTCGCCCCGGCCTGGCTGCCCTACCTCGACAACCTGCGGCTGTACCTGACGCACTTCCCCGGCCAGCAGGCCACACGGCTCGAGGCCACCGCCGAGCTCCCGGGGGACCCCGACACCGTCTGGTCGGCGGTGCGGGACGCGCTCGGGCCGGTCGCCGAGGGTGCGACGGTCGAGCTGCGCGGCACGAGCGGGACGGTCGCACGGGTCGGCGAGCGGCAGGCGCTGGTCCGGCTCACCGCGCCCGTGCCCGGGATGCTCACCGTCTTCGCGGACGGCCACGGCGACCACCCCACGACGGCGGGCGTGCGGGCGTACCTGTTCTCCGCCGACGCCGCGGAGTACGTGCGGCGCGAGGAACCCGCGTGGCGGGCCTGGCTCCAGAGCCTCGCCGTCCGCGCCTGA
- a CDS encoding MBL fold metallo-hydrolase, with protein MLTQVAEGVLVHESAFVQSNAVVVRGRDGALVVDPGITVAELDCLADDLEQRGDPVVAGFSTHPDWDHVLWHPRLGPAPRWATARGADTMRDLLADPGTLARVAEHLPPEIHGQVPLDLFGLLTGLPVGATELPWDGPRVRVLEHRGHAAGHAALLVEDRRVLVAGDMLSDVFVPMLDVEVADPVGDYLAGLRLLEDVAGDVDVVVPGHGSVCRGEEVRARIELDRAYVLALRDGRDPDDPRIGPSAQAGWEWVVGIHEWQAEQLARRDLPGSGSGHEPAPAGSR; from the coding sequence GTGCTGACCCAGGTTGCGGAGGGCGTGCTCGTCCACGAGAGCGCGTTCGTGCAGAGCAACGCCGTCGTGGTCCGGGGCCGGGACGGTGCGCTGGTGGTGGACCCCGGGATCACGGTCGCCGAGCTCGACTGCCTCGCGGACGACCTCGAGCAGCGCGGCGACCCCGTCGTCGCGGGCTTCTCGACGCACCCCGACTGGGACCACGTGCTCTGGCACCCCCGGCTCGGACCGGCGCCACGCTGGGCCACGGCCCGCGGCGCGGACACCATGCGCGACCTCCTCGCCGACCCGGGCACCCTCGCGCGTGTCGCGGAGCACCTGCCGCCCGAGATCCACGGCCAGGTGCCGCTGGACCTGTTCGGGCTCCTCACCGGCCTGCCGGTCGGGGCGACGGAGCTGCCGTGGGACGGCCCGCGGGTCCGGGTCCTCGAGCACCGCGGGCACGCCGCAGGGCACGCGGCGCTGCTCGTCGAGGACCGCCGCGTGCTCGTGGCCGGCGACATGCTCTCCGACGTCTTCGTCCCGATGCTCGACGTCGAGGTCGCCGACCCCGTCGGGGACTACCTCGCGGGGCTGCGGCTGCTCGAGGACGTGGCCGGTGACGTCGACGTCGTCGTCCCCGGTCACGGGTCCGTCTGCCGGGGCGAGGAGGTGCGTGCCCGCATCGAGCTCGACCGCGCCTACGTCCTCGCGCTGCGCGACGGCCGTGACCCCGACGACCCGCGGATCGGCCCGTCGGCGCAGGCCGGGTGGGAGTGGGTCGTCGGCATCCACGAGTGGCAGGCCGAGCAGCTCGCCCGCCGGGACCTGCCCGGCTCGGGGTCAGGGCACGAGCCCGCGCCGGCCGGGAGCCGGTGA
- a CDS encoding dihydrofolate reductase family protein: MARLVYLAVASLDGYVEDASGAFDWAAPDDEVHAFVNDLARPVGTYLYGRRMYETMAYWETASTGDDVPAPERDFAQIWRAADKVVHSRTLPAPTTARTRLERRFEPADVRRLVDSAASDVAVGGADLAGQALAAGLVDECQLVLCPVAVGAGKPVFPVGVRVGLELVEERRFRAGAVFLRYAVPRTGRPAT; this comes from the coding sequence ATGGCCAGGCTGGTCTACCTCGCGGTCGCGTCGCTCGACGGGTACGTCGAGGACGCGTCGGGCGCGTTCGACTGGGCGGCGCCCGACGACGAGGTGCACGCGTTCGTCAACGACCTCGCGCGGCCCGTCGGCACCTACCTCTACGGGCGGCGCATGTACGAGACGATGGCGTACTGGGAGACCGCGAGCACCGGCGACGACGTGCCCGCGCCCGAGCGCGACTTCGCCCAGATCTGGCGAGCGGCGGACAAGGTCGTCCACTCGCGCACGCTGCCCGCGCCGACGACCGCCCGCACGCGGCTCGAGCGCCGGTTCGAGCCGGCCGACGTGCGGCGGCTCGTGGACTCGGCCGCGAGCGACGTCGCCGTCGGCGGCGCCGACCTCGCCGGTCAGGCCCTCGCCGCCGGGCTGGTCGACGAGTGCCAGCTCGTCCTCTGCCCGGTCGCGGTCGGTGCTGGGAAGCCGGTCTTCCCAGTGGGCGTCCGCGTCGGGCTCGAGCTCGTCGAGGAGCGCCGCTTCCGCGCCGGCGCCGTCTTCCTCCGGTACGCGGTGCCTCGGACCGGCCGGCCGGCGACCTGA
- a CDS encoding dienelactone hydrolase family protein codes for MRLISEQRLDDGVLERELTLGEIPVTLWTPGPAPAPLILMAHNNGLPKNDARLVARARYTATEHGYAVASIDAAGCGDRPRSPADEQARADLSRAVRAGQPVDELLEALVGPLVVGAVPDWRAALDALRVLPEVGGPVGYCGWAALGIRLAVVEPSIAALGLFAGGYVPRAQREEARRVAAPLLLLLQWDDEGNPRERALDLFDAFGSSEKTLHANPGGHLGTPRFELEDTCRFLDRHLRAGR; via the coding sequence ATGCGACTCATCTCCGAGCAGCGACTCGACGACGGCGTCCTCGAACGCGAGCTCACCCTCGGCGAGATCCCCGTCACCCTGTGGACGCCCGGCCCCGCGCCGGCCCCGTTGATCCTCATGGCCCACAACAACGGGCTCCCCAAGAACGACGCCCGGCTCGTCGCCCGCGCCCGGTACACGGCGACGGAGCACGGCTACGCGGTGGCGTCGATCGACGCGGCCGGGTGCGGCGACCGGCCCCGCTCACCCGCGGACGAGCAGGCCCGCGCCGACCTGAGCCGGGCTGTCCGGGCCGGCCAGCCGGTCGACGAGCTCCTCGAGGCGCTCGTCGGCCCGCTCGTCGTGGGCGCGGTGCCCGACTGGCGGGCGGCCCTCGACGCCCTCCGCGTGCTGCCCGAGGTCGGCGGCCCGGTGGGGTACTGCGGGTGGGCCGCCCTCGGCATCCGGCTCGCGGTCGTCGAGCCGAGCATCGCGGCTCTCGGCCTGTTCGCCGGCGGCTACGTGCCCCGGGCGCAGCGCGAGGAGGCGCGCCGGGTCGCCGCCCCGCTGCTGCTCCTGCTGCAGTGGGACGACGAGGGCAACCCCCGCGAACGGGCGCTGGACCTGTTCGACGCGTTCGGCAGCTCCGAGAAGACGCTGCACGCCAACCCGGGCGGGCACCTCGGCACGCCCCGGTTCGAGCTCGAGGACACGTGCCGCTTCCTCGACCGGCACCTGCGGGCCGGGCGGTGA
- a CDS encoding serine hydrolase domain-containing protein produces MTTHPEPTTDPDLAARVRRLLGRRHPVVGVATVTPGGRATALLGAGPDADLELGSVSKGVTGLLYVDALERGEVAPSATLADHLPLGGTAVGAVRLADLATHRSGLPRLALGTQVLRSTVALWRHGTNPYGETLDELLDAVRAVEPGAPKPRYSNLGFELLGHAVASAAGTAYADLLRTRVAEPLGLDPFYVPATPDDLRPGALLGRSRRGRVQEAWTGEALAPAGGIRSSLDAAARLTAALLDGSGAPGTRALDPVAPLGRGAQIGAAWVVLDARGRAVTWHNGGTGGFCSWLGLDRAAGTGVVVVSATAASVDRAGFALLAELGTPAERR; encoded by the coding sequence ATGACGACCCACCCGGAACCGACCACCGACCCCGACCTCGCCGCGCGCGTGCGGCGCCTGCTCGGGAGGCGCCACCCCGTCGTCGGCGTCGCGACCGTCACGCCCGGCGGCAGGGCGACCGCGCTCCTCGGTGCCGGCCCCGACGCGGACCTCGAGCTCGGGTCGGTCTCCAAGGGCGTGACCGGGCTGCTCTACGTCGACGCGCTCGAACGGGGCGAAGTCGCGCCGTCCGCGACGCTCGCCGACCACCTGCCGCTCGGCGGGACGGCGGTCGGCGCGGTGCGGCTGGCCGACCTCGCGACCCACCGTTCCGGGCTGCCGCGCCTCGCGCTGGGCACGCAGGTGCTCCGGAGCACCGTCGCGCTGTGGCGGCACGGCACCAACCCGTACGGCGAGACGCTCGACGAACTCCTCGACGCGGTGCGCGCCGTCGAGCCGGGCGCCCCGAAGCCGCGGTACTCCAACCTCGGCTTCGAGCTGCTCGGGCACGCCGTCGCGTCCGCTGCGGGCACCGCGTACGCCGACCTGCTGCGCACGCGCGTCGCGGAACCCCTCGGCCTCGACCCGTTCTACGTCCCGGCCACGCCCGACGACCTCCGTCCGGGCGCGCTGCTCGGGCGCAGCCGCCGCGGCCGGGTCCAGGAGGCGTGGACCGGCGAGGCGCTGGCGCCGGCGGGCGGCATCCGCTCCTCGCTCGACGCGGCCGCCCGCCTGACGGCGGCGCTGCTCGACGGCTCGGGCGCGCCGGGGACCCGCGCGCTCGACCCCGTGGCACCCCTGGGGCGCGGCGCGCAGATCGGGGCCGCGTGGGTCGTGCTCGACGCGCGCGGCCGCGCGGTGACCTGGCACAACGGCGGCACCGGGGGCTTCTGCTCGTGGCTCGGTCTCGACCGCGCGGCCGGCACGGGGGTCGTCGTCGTCTCGGCCACGGCGGCGTCGGTGGACCGTGCCGGGTTCGCGCTGCTCGCTGAGCTCGGCACGCCTGCTGAACGTCGCTGA
- a CDS encoding ArsR/SmtB family transcription factor — MARAATTSDVFNAIAEPQRREILALLRDGERAVTELAQELGLTQPGASKHLRVLREVGLVRDRKVGKQRVYGLDARGLRPVHAWTGGFERFWNESFDRLDAYVQELEQAAQEPQEEEQP; from the coding sequence ATGGCCCGCGCAGCGACGACGTCCGACGTCTTCAACGCCATCGCCGAGCCGCAGCGCCGCGAGATCCTCGCACTGCTGCGGGACGGCGAGCGGGCCGTGACCGAGCTCGCCCAGGAGCTGGGGCTGACCCAGCCGGGTGCGTCCAAGCACCTGCGCGTGCTCCGGGAGGTCGGGCTCGTGCGCGACCGCAAGGTCGGCAAGCAGCGCGTGTACGGGCTCGACGCCCGCGGGCTGCGACCGGTGCACGCGTGGACCGGCGGGTTCGAGCGGTTCTGGAACGAGAGCTTCGACCGGCTCGACGCGTACGTGCAGGAGCTCGAGCAGGCAGCGCAGGAACCTCAGGAGGAGGAGCAGCCATGA
- a CDS encoding SRPBCC family protein has translation MSTTGHAAPTAAAPTPAASAEHATTESVPTPSPTADREVVVSRVVAAPPERVFEAFTEVRHLSRWWGPDGFTTTTRAFEFRVDGEWDFVMHGPDGTDYPEWISWTEITAPERITFRHGERRDDPNAFESVLTFTPDGAATRVELLTVFPTVELRDEAVEKYHAAEGGRQTLGNLAAYVAEGLPG, from the coding sequence ATGAGCACGACAGGACACGCAGCCCCGACGGCGGCGGCACCCACGCCGGCCGCGTCCGCGGAGCACGCGACCACGGAGTCCGTGCCCACGCCGTCCCCGACGGCGGACCGCGAGGTCGTCGTCTCCCGGGTCGTCGCCGCGCCACCCGAGCGGGTGTTCGAGGCGTTCACCGAGGTCCGGCACCTGTCCCGCTGGTGGGGGCCGGACGGGTTCACCACGACGACGCGCGCGTTCGAGTTCCGGGTCGACGGCGAGTGGGACTTCGTCATGCACGGGCCGGACGGGACGGACTACCCCGAGTGGATCTCCTGGACCGAGATCACGGCACCGGAGCGGATCACGTTCCGCCACGGCGAGCGCCGGGACGACCCGAACGCCTTCGAGTCGGTCCTCACCTTCACGCCGGACGGCGCGGCGACGCGGGTCGAGCTGCTGACGGTCTTCCCCACCGTGGAGCTGCGCGACGAGGCGGTCGAGAAGTACCACGCCGCCGAGGGCGGCCGGCAGACCCTCGGCAACCTCGCGGCCTACGTCGCCGAGGGTCTGCCCGGCTGA
- a CDS encoding ALF repeat-containing protein: MLVRNVMRSLSAAVVMLVLALGAGMSPATAAADPTADLRAFVEAGFDGTTDEEYRAWAEVLAAGPGLHTPVAARLALAGTDEELRAFVDGGHKDAWYADERLRVLALLEGAGPVVYEAAQKALDSDDPHALSELLATGLDAARAADDRIAAARILGSIDESTSPLLYAATQKALKGTRAELREFLATGQHAARAADDRLAAARILKGIDQATSPTLFAAVQAALEGTDAELREFIATGQHAARAIDDRLAAARILAGITETSSPALWAATQAALADTPAELREFLATGQHVARELDAKAAAAAPAVPAPAAPAPAAPAPAAPATAPQAAAPQATRTATPRPRVAGRDVRALAATGPSEVVPVVALASTAALLGTGLVLLARRRRRA; the protein is encoded by the coding sequence GTGCTGGTGCGGAACGTGATGCGCTCGCTGAGCGCTGCTGTGGTGATGCTCGTGCTGGCTCTCGGTGCGGGGATGTCGCCCGCCACCGCGGCGGCGGACCCGACCGCCGACCTCCGGGCGTTCGTCGAGGCCGGGTTCGACGGGACGACGGACGAGGAGTACCGCGCCTGGGCGGAGGTCCTCGCGGCGGGCCCGGGCCTGCACACGCCCGTGGCGGCGCGGCTCGCGCTGGCCGGGACCGACGAGGAGCTCCGGGCCTTCGTCGACGGCGGGCACAAGGACGCGTGGTACGCCGACGAGCGCCTGCGCGTCCTCGCGCTCCTCGAGGGCGCGGGGCCGGTTGTCTACGAGGCCGCGCAGAAGGCCCTGGACAGCGACGACCCCCACGCGCTCTCCGAGCTGCTCGCGACCGGCCTGGACGCGGCACGTGCCGCGGACGACCGGATCGCAGCCGCGCGGATCCTCGGGAGCATCGACGAGAGCACGAGCCCGCTGCTGTACGCCGCGACCCAGAAGGCGCTGAAGGGCACACGCGCCGAGCTGCGCGAGTTCCTCGCGACCGGCCAGCACGCAGCCCGCGCCGCCGACGACCGGCTCGCGGCCGCGCGCATCCTCAAGGGGATCGACCAGGCCACGAGCCCCACGCTGTTCGCAGCGGTGCAGGCGGCCCTGGAGGGGACCGACGCCGAGCTCCGCGAGTTCATCGCCACCGGCCAGCACGCAGCCCGCGCGATCGACGACCGGCTCGCGGCCGCCCGCATCCTCGCCGGGATCACCGAGACCTCCAGCCCGGCCCTCTGGGCGGCGACGCAGGCGGCGCTCGCCGACACGCCCGCCGAGCTGCGGGAGTTCCTGGCGACCGGCCAGCACGTGGCGCGCGAGCTCGACGCGAAGGCGGCGGCCGCAGCGCCTGCCGTACCGGCGCCCGCCGCGCCCGCGCCCGCGGCACCGGCACCGGCCGCGCCGGCCACTGCCCCGCAGGCAGCGGCTCCTCAGGCCACGCGCACCGCGACGCCGCGTCCGCGGGTCGCGGGACGGGACGTCCGCGCGCTCGCCGCGACGGGACCGTCCGAGGTGGTGCCCGTGGTGGCGCTCGCCTCGACCGCGGCGCTCCTCGGCACCGGCCTCGTCCTGCTCGCGCGCCGGCGTCGTCGGGCCTGA
- a CDS encoding endo-1,4-beta-xylanase, with translation MLGDGRRWAARVTGAATALVLAAVGLAGPAQGAVADETYDVEIHVAGRGTVTGEGSYEAGETVELTATPARSRVWGGWTSAELGWIGARVDSFTMPAGDVVLDTTFRRQMAPLKDVYRDHFDMGNIWSGPQTYAPGSPNEATVERHYDVMTAENAMKPDQLLPNDNIDPETGDFAFDFAAADAFVDETLARGMDVHGHVLVWHGQSPARLNSGPTGGTREQARSNMERYIEQVLTHFQGRAVSWDVVNEAFVDGLEEFDPQTQDWRDFLRGGPNGGSSLWYTAYANGLNASAGESPADFLYDAFVFARTYAPEVRLVYNDFNVFQSEGKAEAIVAMAKDLNARYAANHPQDPRLLVETIGLQSHNYLNQTPAFACSDHTRLPGLSDDAAEEWRPGACSDTASVERSLQLIIEAGMTADISELDLQVWEAWNGQPEGEDRALYRDLTDPTVADRISRDEFTYWVGKITHRAELEAIQAQRFAEYFAVYKAYSTDIDRVTFWGLTDELSWRSTHNPLILNSDFSEKLGAAAVADPERWLGVRRPITDASALTETVAAAEALDLRGRTYTGTSVAEVKKALRRAEAVLVRGGSQAKVNEATSALVDAVAALELREPPRPRS, from the coding sequence GTGCTGGGGGACGGTCGGCGGTGGGCCGCACGGGTCACGGGGGCGGCCACCGCGCTCGTGCTCGCGGCCGTCGGCCTCGCCGGTCCGGCCCAGGGCGCCGTGGCCGACGAGACGTACGACGTCGAGATCCACGTCGCCGGGCGCGGGACGGTCACGGGCGAGGGCAGCTACGAGGCCGGCGAGACGGTCGAGCTCACGGCGACCCCGGCCCGCTCGCGCGTGTGGGGCGGGTGGACGTCCGCCGAGCTCGGCTGGATCGGCGCCCGGGTCGACTCCTTCACCATGCCCGCGGGCGACGTCGTCCTCGACACCACGTTCCGGCGCCAGATGGCGCCGCTCAAGGACGTCTACCGGGACCACTTCGACATGGGCAACATCTGGTCGGGCCCGCAGACGTACGCGCCCGGGTCGCCGAACGAGGCGACGGTCGAGCGGCACTACGACGTCATGACCGCCGAGAACGCCATGAAGCCGGACCAGCTGCTGCCCAACGACAACATCGACCCCGAGACGGGCGACTTCGCCTTCGACTTCGCGGCCGCCGACGCCTTCGTCGACGAGACGCTCGCGCGCGGCATGGACGTCCACGGCCACGTGCTCGTCTGGCACGGGCAGTCCCCGGCCAGGCTCAACAGCGGCCCCACCGGCGGCACCCGCGAGCAGGCCCGCTCCAACATGGAGCGCTACATCGAGCAGGTGCTGACGCACTTCCAGGGCCGGGCGGTCTCCTGGGACGTCGTCAACGAGGCGTTCGTCGACGGGCTCGAGGAGTTCGACCCGCAGACGCAGGACTGGCGCGACTTCCTGCGCGGCGGCCCCAACGGCGGGTCGTCCCTCTGGTACACGGCCTACGCGAACGGCCTCAACGCCTCCGCCGGCGAGAGCCCGGCCGACTTCCTGTACGACGCGTTCGTCTTCGCACGCACCTACGCGCCGGAGGTCCGGCTCGTCTACAACGACTTCAACGTCTTCCAGTCCGAGGGCAAGGCCGAGGCGATCGTCGCGATGGCCAAGGACCTGAACGCGCGGTACGCCGCGAACCACCCCCAGGACCCCCGGCTGCTCGTCGAGACGATCGGGCTCCAGTCGCACAACTACCTCAACCAGACGCCGGCCTTCGCCTGCTCCGACCACACGCGCCTGCCCGGGCTGTCCGACGACGCGGCGGAGGAGTGGCGCCCCGGCGCGTGCTCGGACACCGCCTCGGTCGAGCGGTCCCTGCAGCTCATCATCGAGGCCGGCATGACGGCCGACATCAGCGAGCTCGACCTCCAGGTCTGGGAGGCGTGGAACGGCCAGCCGGAGGGCGAGGACCGGGCGCTCTACCGCGACCTGACCGACCCGACCGTCGCCGACCGCATCTCGCGGGACGAGTTCACGTACTGGGTCGGGAAGATCACCCACCGGGCCGAGCTCGAGGCCATCCAGGCGCAGCGGTTCGCCGAGTACTTCGCCGTCTACAAGGCGTACTCCACGGACATCGACCGCGTCACGTTCTGGGGCCTGACCGACGAGCTCAGCTGGCGGTCGACGCACAACCCGCTGATCCTCAACAGCGACTTCTCCGAGAAGCTCGGGGCGGCCGCGGTCGCCGACCCGGAGCGCTGGCTCGGCGTCCGGAGGCCGATCACCGACGCCTCGGCGCTCACGGAGACCGTCGCCGCGGCCGAGGCGCTGGACCTGCGCGGCCGCACGTACACCGGGACGAGCGTCGCCGAGGTGAAGAAGGCGCTGCGCCGCGCCGAGGCCGTCCTCGTCAGGGGCGGCTCCCAGGCCAAGGTGAACGAGGCGACGTCCGCCCTCGTCGACGCCGTCGCCGCGCTCGAGCTGAGGGAACCGCCGCGACCGAGGTCGTGA